TGCGAGTACGCCCATCGCCAAGCTGTTGCTGGCCGACGCAAGCCCGTGGATGGTCGCCGGGCTGTTGTATCTCGGATCCGGCGTCGGTCTGTTTCTCGCGCGCAGTCTGAGGCCCGCCCAACGCGTTCGACTGGCTCCGAGGGAATGGCTGTGGCTTGCCGGGGCGATCACGGCCGGCGGCATCGCTGCCCCCGTATTATTGATGCAGGGGCTTCTCCATATGCCGGCGTCAGGGGCCTCGCTGCTGCTCAATTTTGAAGGCGTGTTCACCGCATTGCTGGCATGGTTCGCCTTCAAGGAGAACTTCGACCGCCGGATTGCGCTGGGCATGCTGGCCATTGTCGCGGGAGCGATCGTCCTGAGCTGGCCGGAGGAGCTGACATTCCGGGGCGTGCTACCCAGCGTGCTGGTCCTCATGGCATGTCTGGCATGGGCGCTCGACAACAACCTGACGAGGCAGGTATCGCTGGCCGATGCGGGCTGGATCGCTTCGATCAAGGGGCTGGTTGCCGGAAGCGTCAATCTTGCGCTGGCCTTGTTGCTTGGTGCTTCGCTCCCATCCTGGAATATTGCTCTCGCCACGCTGGCACTCGGGTTTATCGCTTACGGTCTCAGCCTGACCTTGTTTGTCGTGGCGCTCCGGCAGTTGGGGACTGCACGCACCGGAGCGTATTTCTCGGTTGCCCCGTTTTTTGGTGCGCTGCTAGCGGTGGTGTTTTTTGATGATCCCCTTTCCGGGCGATTGATTGCAGCGGGAGGGTTGATGGCGTTGGGCATCTGGCTGCATGTCAGCGAGCGGCACGATCACGAGCATCGCCACGAAGCCATGGAGCACGAACATGAGCATGAGCATGATTTGCACCACCAGCATGTTCACCCCTATCCCATAGCACCGGAAACACGGCATACCCACACTCATTGCCACGCCTCGATGACGCACACCCATCCGCACTATCCGGACGCCCATCATCCGCATAAGCACTGATTGATATTGATAAGGGGTTACGGTGACGGGGGTTACGGTGTCGGTATACAAAACGCACGAATTGGTTCGGACTGAATAGGGGAAACAGTAAACTGTCACCGTAAACTGGAGCTGGTGCAGGTAGAGTGGACCCGTCTGTCAAGACAAATTACGTTCGAGTTTAAGCTGCATCCGCCTCTTCGATTGCAGCGGAACGGCGCCGCGCCGTGGTCGCGCGTGTGGACTTTCCACGCACGTTAAAGTGGTCCGGAATACTCGCGCCGCCACCGACTCCGGCGGCGTACACCTCGTCTGGCGTCCGGTAGTCCAGCGCCTGATGCGGTCGCTCGCCGTTGTAGAAGGCGAAGTACTCCGTCAGGCCCAGCGTCAGCTCGGCGACCGTGCCGTAGCCTTTCAGGTAGACGTCTTTGTACTTGACGCTGCGCCAGAGCCGCTCAACGAAAATGTTGTCCAGGGCGCGGCCTCGTCCGTCCATACTGATCGCGATGTCCGCGCGCTTGAGGAT
This genomic interval from Banduia mediterranea contains the following:
- a CDS encoding DMT family transporter; the protein is MAATTSPNLGDRTPRRPPGAGVALLAALLFGASTPIAKLLLADASPWMVAGLLYLGSGVGLFLARSLRPAQRVRLAPREWLWLAGAITAGGIAAPVLLMQGLLHMPASGASLLLNFEGVFTALLAWFAFKENFDRRIALGMLAIVAGAIVLSWPEELTFRGVLPSVLVLMACLAWALDNNLTRQVSLADAGWIASIKGLVAGSVNLALALLLGASLPSWNIALATLALGFIAYGLSLTLFVVALRQLGTARTGAYFSVAPFFGALLAVVFFDDPLSGRLIAAGGLMALGIWLHVSERHDHEHRHEAMEHEHEHEHDLHHQHVHPYPIAPETRHTHTHCHASMTHTHPHYPDAHHPHKH
- a CDS encoding integrase core domain-containing protein, whose translation is ILKRADIAISMDGRGRALDNIFVERLWRSVKYKDVYLKGYGTVAELTLGLTEYFAFYNGERPHQALDYRTPDEVYAAGVGGGASIPDHFNVRGKSTRATTARRRSAAIEEADAA